The Staphylococcus saprophyticus subsp. saprophyticus ATCC 15305 = NCTC 7292 genome contains the following window.
ATGGTTTAGATGAACTTAAACACGTTGCAAATCAAACTACATATTCTAATAATGAGGATGGCATTGGACGTTATTTAAACGACTATTTCCAATTAAATATGCCTTATGAAGAATCAGTAAAATCTAGTATAGAATCATAGATAGATACTTAAGGAGGCTTTTCATTATGAATAAAATTGTAGTAGTAGGTGCAGTTGCAGGTGGTGCAACGGTAGCCAGTCAAATTAGAAGACTTGATCAAGAAAGCGAAATTGTTGTCTTTGAAAAAGATAGAGATATGAGTTTTGCTAATTGTGCCCTGCCTTATTATTTAGGTAACGTGGTAGATTCGCGCAATAAGGTGCTTGAAGCAACACCTGAATCATTTTATGAAGCTAAAAATATTGTTGTCAAACCTTGTCACAAAGTAACATCAATCAATGACACAGAGAATACAATTACTGTCTATGATCGTATACAGGATACGTATTTTGAGACACATTATGATACTTTAATATTAAGTCCTGGCTGTAGTGCCAATTCATTAAATTTAGATAGTCCTATTGCGTTTACATTAAGAAACATGGAAGATACAGATGCAATTGAAACATTCATCAAAGAAAATCAAGTTAAAAACGCACTTGTCGTAGGTACTGGATATATCGGTCTTGAAATTTTAGATAATCTATATGAAAGAGGTATCTCCCCTACACTCATCCATCGTTCAACACATATTAATAAACTAATGGATCAAGACATGAATCAAGCAATCCTCGATGAAATGGATAAGAGAGATATTCATTATAGATTCAACGAAGAAATTTCAAAAGTTGTGGGCAATGCAGTGCATTTTGAATCTGGTAAAGTTGAAAATTATGACCTAATTATCGAAGGCGTTGGTGTTAAACCAAACTCAGAATTTATAAAAAATTCAAACGTTACTTTAGATGATAAAGGCTATATTCCAGTAAACGACCAATTTCAAACGAACATTCCAAATATTTATGCACTAGGTGATATCATTACGTCCCATTATCGCCATGTTGATTTAAATGCACACGTTCCTTTAGCTTGGGGTGCACATCGTGGTGCTAGTGTCATCGCCGAACAATTAGCTGGTGATCACAAGATACACTTTAAAGGTTATTTAGGCTCAAATATCGTAAAATTCTTCGATTATACATTTGCTAGTGTCGGTGTATCACCGAAAGAGCTTTCAAATTTTGATTATGCAATGGTCGAAGCAAATCAAGGTGAACATGCCGGTTATTACCCAGGAAATACCAAGCTGCACTTACGCGTTTACTTTGATAAGACAAATCGACGTATCATTCGTGCTGCAGCAGTAGGTATGAAAGGTGTCGACAAACGTATTGATGTACTATCAATGGCTATGATGCATAAACTCACTATCGATGAATTAGTTGAATTTGAAGTAGCTTATGCACCACCATACAGTAGACCCAAAGATATTATTAATATGATAGGTTATAAAGCACGAAATAAATAACTATATAAATAAAAGCCGTACATTTCCTAATGGAATTGTACGGCTTTTATTATTGTTATACACTTACGTTTATAAACCAAACATTTGCGTAATTGGACCCATAGGTAAAATAATACCTATAATCATCGTTAAGATGATTACTACAATCGTCGTCCACATTAAGCCATGACTAGGTTGCCCTTTTTTACGTTTAGTAATTGTTACTTCCATTAATGCAACTACAGCCACACCACATATCATTTTCAATGTAAGTAACATGTGCCCACCAGCAGCTCCTGATGAAAATGATTGAATCCAAACCCAAAATCCAGAAATTAAGACTAATAGCATAAATAGTCTTAATAGCATATGAATTGGTTTGAAATATGGTGATGCACCTTGTTTTTCTGAAAAATTAAAATAAGCAGCAAAGAACAAGATGATTAATAAAACCCAACTAGCAATATGCATATGTAACATACTTGATTACCCCCACACAATTTTTACTTCAAAAATATATAAAACAGAAGTATGTTGTCCCCTTTTAACTTTGAAGTCAAAAGATTACATCTCTTATCATACTCAATATAACTGTACAATTCAAAAAAACTACATTACTAATTTACAAAAAAATAAAACTGGTTAACCCGCCATGGATTAACCAGTTAACAATAATCAATGATTATTTATCTGCAATAAAGTTAGTTAACGTACCAATATTATCTATTGTTACCTTAATTTCATCACCAGGTTGTAAGAATTGCGGTGGATTCATACCTGCACCAACACCCGCTGGTGTGCCAGTCGCAATAATATCTCCTGGATGTAATGCTACATATTTTGAAATTTCTTCGATTAATTCATCAATTTTAAGAATCATTTGACCTGTATTGCCATCTTGACGAATATCATTGTTAACTTTGGTTACAATATTGACATCTTCTGGCGTAGGTAATTCATCTTTTGTTACAATATATGGTCCTACAGGGCAACCCCCTGTTAAACTTTTAGATAAGAATGCTTGGTCCTGTGCATTTTGAGCTTTACGGTCTGTTATATCATTAATAATTGTATAACCATAAACATAATCTAAAGCGAGACCTTTAGGTATTTTCTCACCAGATTTGCCAATGACAATACCAAGCTCACCTTCATAGTCTAGTTGATCCGTAATATCTTTATGATTTGGTATCGTGCTATTATCACCAGTTAATGACGAAGCAGCTTTAGTAAAAACATACAAACGTTGTACTTCGTGATTTAACTCATTCGCATGATCTTGATAATTACGTCCAAAGGCAATTACATTATTAGTTGGCGTGACTGGTGGTAAAAATTCAATGTCGCTAAACTGAACTTTGTAATCTTCACCTTTACCACTGTCTTCCGCTGCAACAACCGCTTTACGAACTTGTTCTTGAAAATCTACGACTTGATTTTGTTGAAGACCATTTAATAACGTTTTAGGGTGAAATGAACCTTCAGCAAAATCTGCAAATACTTTCTTCAAGTCCCATGCAGCTTCTTCACGTTTTACTTTCACACCATATGATGTCTGTCCTTCATGTCTGAATGATAGGAATTTCATTCATTATCAGCTCCTCATCTATATCTTATTTCATATTATAACTATATTTACCACTAAATAACAAATATATAACTAGTATAAGCCAAAAATTCAGACCTTTTACCTAAACTAAAACGATTACTTCAAATATGTGACTTTTCGCCATAACCATTCTATTGGACCTTTACTGAATTTTTTCAAATAAAAATAGCAACCAATGACTTGTAAGCTATAAAAAATGATAACAATGAGATAGGATTGATATAATGGCAACTTGTTATATAACCCTAAGCCAAAGCCCATAAAAATAAATGTAAACATGATACTTTGAGTAATATAAACCGATAAGCTCAATTTACCGGGATACTTAAATATACGCATGATTTGTGCACCATGAACACTTTGACATAAATATACTATGAGTATAATATACCCTGCAGATACAATCGGGCCACCTACAGCATTGATAACAGCGAATGAACCATTATCATAATCAATAGCAAAAGGCATTTTAATACAATAGCCTAAAATAGCTATTAAACTCCCCCATTTCAAAAAGGATGAGCTTTTTGTTCGAATAAGTTCAATTAAATTCATCTTATATGCAGCAATACCGAAAAGGGCATAAGGTAAAAATTCCAGAAATGCAGATCCCATTAAAATATCCAACATACTATATAGATTCTCAAGAACGTTCAACTTTAAAAATGAATCATAGTGTCCATTCTGTTTAACATCGATAAATTGTTGCAGAGATATACCTAGATAGTTATTTTTCTCATAAACACCTTGCGTATAATTTAAAATGGCAAAAGGCACCACAAAGATAAGGATTTTAAACACAAATAAAATACTAGCTATTTTAATTAGCTTTTGGGCTTTCATTTTAATAAACAGTACTGCGAATAGCCCTGTAAATGCATAACCAAATAGGATATCACCTGAAAAGATAAACATACCGTGAATTACACCGATGACTAATAAAAAGCTAAGTCTTCTGTAGATCATTGGATAAAATCGAACTTTTCTGATTCGACTATGCTCAAACATCATACCAAGTCCATACCCAAATAAAAAAGTGAATATCGGATAAAATGAACCTATAACAAACAGTGTAATCAAATGGAGTAATACAGCATTAAAGCCTTTTACTGTCTGAGACATTGAAGCCATCTCGTACGGAAGACTAAAAACTAAAATATTCATTAAAATAATGCCGAAAAGACTTATTCCTCGCAAAGCATCTAATTCAAACATTCTTTGTTTCACAGGCACGTGTAACGCTCCTTTTTATCCTTCTATAGATAACTGACCAAATTTAAAGAAATACAAGAATCCTTTCACATCGGTCTTCAATATTGTTTCTAATGTATTACGATAATGATTCATTTGAACCTTATAGCGTTCTCTCAATTGAGCACCAATCTCTTCATCTGACATATTTCTTCGTCTATTAAAGGCATCCGTCTTATAATCTACAAAATAATATTGTCCCTCTTTCACAAATATAAGGTCAATCATCCCTTGAATAATTGAAGCATCTTCTTCACTATGCTTGTTATGGTCAACCTCATTTTGATTAACAACAAATGGCAACTCGCGATATATTTCGTCACTTTCAGCAATTAATTGATACAAGTCACTTGCTATAAAATTGTAGATATCATCAAATCGGATATCTTGTTTGGCATCTTCAGGAATAATATGTTGCGCTATCAGATGATCTACGAGACGGTTTACATCTTCTTCGGTTAATCTATCCTTATTAAAAGGTAAGTGTTGCATAACTGTATGCATTAATGTACCTATTTCATTCGCTTTTCTTTGCTTACTACGGCTTAAAAATGCCGGTCTCTCATATGAAGTAGAACCAATACGATATTGTCTAACTCTATCATAGTTCGTATCTGATTGTTCCGTCTCATGCTGACGCTTCAACTCCGAAACCGATTGCTTTGAGGGCTTTTCTATAGCTGATTGATATGGATATTCATAGCTTAATTGATTATGAATTTGAGCTTGAAGTGCTTCATTTTTCGAATGATTCATTTCTATATCTGCTACCGTGCGCTGTTCGCTTACATCAGTGACTGTTTCTGACGCAATATCTTCATAAAAATCAGTGTTTAATTGTACATATGGTCGCATGGCTTGATCAACGTCCTCTATCGTCTGTTCAAAGCGCAACTCATTTGGCAATGATGAAGACTGGTATTTGGCTAGTATTGGATAAATCATATCAATCGGTCGTTGTGCTGTTATGCGATAACTCACCGGTAAATGGGATTCCGATACGGATACTTGTTCAAACTGTGAAAGTGTTTTTTCATCTTTAACTCTACCAATTAAAAAAAGTTGTTCTTTTGCTCGTGTTAAAGCAACATAAATGAGTCGCATTTCTTCTGAAACCATCTCTTTTTCAGCAATCGCTTTATATGTCACTGAAGATAACGACGGATAAGATAAATTACTTTCAACATCATAATACGCCATACCTAAACCATAACTCTGATTTAATATAACCGGCCGATGTAAATCATCACGTCTAAACTTACGAGAAAGCCCAGAATATATAACAAATGGAAACTCTAGCCCTTTACTGCTATGAATTGTCATCATTCTAACAACATCATCGTTCGGTCCGACTATATTCTCTTCACCAAAATCTTTACCACGTTCAATAAGTTCATCAATAAAACGAATAAATTGATACAATCCACGAAAACTTGAGTTTTCAAATTCGACCGCTTTGTTAAATAATCCATATAAATTCGCACGACGACCTTTACCACCAATAATGCCGCTAAAGTACTGTATGACGTAGTGATCATTATAAAATTTATCGATGAGTTGATAAACTGGATGACTTTGACTATAGTCTTGATATTGTTCGATATCTTCAAGGAATGACGCAAGTTTAGCTACTAATTTTTTATTAGCTACATCATTGGCCATGTAATGCTTTATCGATTGATAAAAGTAATCATCGTTTGGGCTAAATACACGTATATTAGATAACTCATCCTCAGTAAATTGATAAATAACAGAGCGCATGAGACCGACTAAATAAATATCTTGTAAAGGATTATCTATAGTTCTTAAAAACGATAAAATCAATTGCACCTCAGTTTGTTCAAAATAGCCTTCCTTGCTGTTCACATGAAATGGGATATTATGATCCTTAAATGCTTGTTGAATTTTACGCGCTTGTCCATATGATCTTTCTAAAATCACAATATCTTTATAGCTCGGTTTTCGATATTGTTCCGTTTTAATATCATAAATTTCATGTTGCGACATTATTTTTTCAACTTGCTGTACAATATATTCTGCCTCTTGTTCTGACCCATTTAAGTCTGATGATGCATCTTCAATTAACATATTCAACTGTACATCATGTGGTTTATGATCAAACGGCGCCCCATAATATAACTGTGCTGCATCGTCGTAAACAATTTCTCCAACTGCCTCGTCCATCATATGCTTAAATAAATAATTCGTCGTTGTTAATACTTCTTCCCTTGATCGAAAGTTCTGAGACAAATCTATACGCATACCATGTTCAGACCCATCGAGCGTAAAACGATTATATTTCCCTATAAAAAGACTTGGGTCTGCTTGTCTAAATTTATAAATAGACTGTTTCACATCACCAACCATAAACAAATTACCATCCGCTTCGTCGCCACGTTTAATACATGCAATGATTTTTTCTTGCACACGATTGGTGTCTTGATATTCATCTACAAGGATTTCCTCAAATTGCTTGCGATACATATCCGCAATTTCTGACGGATTACCGTTTGAATCCATTAAAATACGCAAGGCAAAATGTTCATAATCAGAAAAATCCAGTAAGTTACGACTTCGTTTTTTCTGATTAAATTGTTCAATCACATCTGCTGTAACTTGCGCTAAATAAGCGACTCTTGGCGCTAAACGTTGCATATCAGTTTTTAAGTCAGCGGCTTCACGTGAAAAATAATCTTCTTGAACTTTACTCACTAACGCTTTGTAATCATCATAATGCTTTTTACCATCATCATAAGCATCGATCATCATTTCATTAGCTTCTTTTATCTTTTTATTTTTTGCAGGAAAACGTGATTCAAATTGATGTTCAGCAATTTTCTGTGTATTTAACAAGCCACCTTCCATCGCTTCTGCTAAGAAACGGCGTTCTTTATCTAATACAGCGACTTGTTTATCTACTTCTTCCAACATCATAAATAAATCGTAACTCTTATTGAGTGCCTCTAACGCAGAATTCATAAATATCATCGCTAAATCATTAAGCAAATTGAATAATGTTTCTTGCTGTGATTCATCTTCGTATGGTGTTGACAAATGTTGTAGCCAATTTAATGGATTTGGGTTAGCAACACTAAAGTAATACATTTCTTTAATGGTATTCCTTAATTGATCATCATTACGGTCAGATGATAATTGCTCTGTTAAATCAATAAAATGAGGATCCAATATATCATAATGACGTTCTAGCACTTCATCGATTGTTTGCTCTAGTAATAATATATTTTCCGCTTCACTGCTTGTTCTAAAATTAGGATCAATATCTAAGACATCATAATGTTGTTGAATGAGTTTCAAGCAAAAGCTATGTAATGTAGATATCTGTGCTTGATGTATTTTGACACGTTGATTTTTCAAATGTGCATTGTCCGGATTTTCAATTGAAGCTTCTTGAATGCGTTGATCTACACGTTGTTTCATTTCACGTGCACTTGCATTTGTAAAAGTAACCACAAGCAATTTATCAACATCAATTTCATCTCTGATAATGCGTTGAATGATGCGTTCAACAAGTACTGCTGTTTTACCCGAACCGGCTGCAGCTGCAACAAGAATATCCTGGCCTTTGGCATAGATACTCTTCCATTGGTTATCAGTCCATCGTGTCCCTGTTGGTTTCACTGGAATGGCATTCATCATTACTCACCCTCACTTTCTAAATCTACATCTTGGATTGCTTCAAGCGGATTGATTGATTCGTCAACTGTACGATATCGTTTACTATCAATCATGCCATCTACATGACAGACTGATTTATAATTACAAAAATCACATGGTAATGTTTGATTATATTTCATTGGTGCAACTTCGGTATGACCATCCATAATATTTGACGCTGTTTCAATAAAGTTCTGTTTATTATGTTTAATTAATTTATAAATTGTCTGTTCATCGGCAACTTTACTATTACTTTTAATTCCGCCATCCTTTTTCAAACCTAATGGTACAATATCGGAATTGTAACTTGGTTCTAATCGTGTATCAAACGCATCTAAGACAGATGTGGCACTATTTAATAAACCACTGAGTTTAAACGAATTAATAAATTCGGTGTCTCTTTTATCTTCACTTAATTGATTCCAAGCTAATTTAATACGTGGTTCATGTACGTGAAAATATAGTAGACCTCCTGGTTTAGTCATATCTGTTAAACCAAGTCTTGATTTATTTTGCAGAACAATATCCATATAAGTCATCATTTGCATTTGCAAGCCATAATATACTTTAGTTAAATCTAGTGTACCACTGTACTTAGATGACTTATAATCTATAATATTTACAAAACTTTCATCGCCTTGTTGGTATGTGTCGATACGGTCGATTTGACCGCGAATATTGATTGGTATACCTTGTTTCGTTTGCAATGGTGTTGCTAATAACTCACTTTGATCTTTAGGTTTTCTTCTAAAGCTAGCTTCAAAACGTTGTGGTGTAAACTTAGTATGACTTCCTTGGTATTTAAGTGCAGTCAATGTCGTCTCAACAATGGCACCAATGCGTTGCGACAAATAGCGATAATACGCCGTTGAATTAAGTAAATTAAATTGAACTTCTGGTAATATTTCACTCAATGCTTCTGTCGTTAGCTTGTGTATTTGTTTTGGATTTAAATTCTTAAAATCACCATTTACTTTTTCTGAAATGAATTTTAAAACCCGATGAAATATGTCGCCTAAGTCAAAATTTTCTAGTTTATATTTTGTACGTTCATTAAGTCTTAAACCATGAGAAGCAAAATGTTTAAATGGGCACGCCTGATATCCTTCAAAACGAGACACACTTGCATTAATGGTTGAGCCATATAATGCTTTGGATAATGATGGATTGAGTTGAACTGTCTGATTATCGTATGTTAAAGCAGAAAGTAAATAGGTTAAACCATCATTTAAGCGCGTATCATTTCTCATCACTTGATACGTATCTAACCAAGTTTCAGCTACCAATTCATCATCTAGCCATGCCTTCAAAGATTCAAAAAGCGCAATCTTAGTTTGATGAGGATGTTCCATTAACCTTAAAGGCTCTGCTTGATGTTGATGATGAATATTTTGTACTTCTAGATTTGTATACAATTGCTGAATTTGATGTAAGAATGGACTCGGCTCTTTCACATCACCACTCGCTCCCATCAATGCATATGAAAATGTGACATGCGCACGACTTCTTGTCATAGCAATATAACAAACAAATGCTTCATCCATTTGTAAAATATCAGCTGTGGGACTTAATTCGATTGATGACTGCTCTTGGAAATACTTTTTCTCTTCATCTGTAATTAAACTAGATGCAGTCACCGTTTGTGGCAACACGCCATCATTAGCCCCTACAAGGTAAACATGTTGTTTATTATCCACTTTCGCTAAATCCATAGTTCCAATACTCACTTGGTCTAATGTCTGAGGAATCATAATAAATTCTAGTTGTTCTAATCCAATATCAAAGAGTTCTAAGAAGCGCGTTTTTGACATGCTTTGATCATCAAATACTGTCACTAAATCATCTAGTATTTGTATAAGACCATTCCATATTTGATCTATCTCTTCGGCTTTTTTATGTTCACCATTAACGTCTAATGTATCTCTATCTGTCATTAATTGACTTGGCAAATCAAATGCTTCCATCGCTTCATAAAATGCAGTCGCAAAAGCGATCGCTGTGCTAGCATTATTTATTTTCTCCTCAAATAACATGACTTTTTTCATTACGTCATTTTTTAATTGAATGACACGCTCAAAGGTTTCGCGTTCTTCATCTGTTAATGGCTGGCGTTTCAAACCCATTTTTCTAAATTGTTCTATATCAAAGTATTTGTCGTCTATCCAACGCTTGCCATATATACCGCGCTCTAATACAAAGTTCTCTAATATATCAATAAGATATTGGCTATCTTTAAATTTTTTAGTTAAAATATTTGTTTTAAACAAACGCATTAATGGATCAAATTGCCATCCAGTTTGGATAACTTCTATAAGTGAACGTATCATTTCCATTATTGGATGATGCGTCATAGATGACTTCACATCTATGTTGTATGGTATATCGTACTGTGGCAATATAGATTCCATTAAATAAGCATATGATTCGTCTCTATATAAAATAGCAATATCTTGGAAACGACGACCTTGTTCACGATTTTCTCTTAAGATACGTCGCGCAACTTCGTTAATTTCTTCACGCATGCCAGAAGCTTCTAGAATTTCAACATTACCTTCTGTTGGAATAGGCTCAAACTGTAATGCATTGAAATTTTGTTCCAAGTGTTTCAAGTCGTTGTGTATGAATCGCTGCACATCCAAAAACTGTCTGCTATGTAATTGTATATTTAAATTATTCGCAATTTCTTCTATATGCGTCAATGATTCAGAGGGTTTTCTAAACAAACTAAAAAGATCTCTATCACCATCAGTCGTTAATACAATCGTCACCTTTTTCGCATATTTTACTAAACTTTGTATGATTTGATACTCTAATGTTGAAAAGTTGTGGAAACCGTCTATATAAATTTCTGCGCGTTTAAGCCACTCAGATTGGTCCATCATTTCTATAAACCGCTGCAAACTATCCTCTGTTGATACATATTCACCATTGATTCTATCTTCTAAGTGTTTGTATACCAATGCTATATCTTGTAATTTATGCTTTGTTCTCGTTTGTAAATTATTTTCCGCAATATACGTTTCTAATTGTTGTGGCGATACCGCATATTTTTTAAAATCCTGTATTTGTTCATATAGTTTCTCGCTAAAACCATAATATTTTACCTGTGATTGATATAACCTTAATTCAGACTGATGTTGTTGTATGATGTCATATATCATCATTTCTGTTCCTGCTTTTGATAATTGTTGTTCCATCAATCCGCCGACTTCTTGAAATACACGATAGCTCAAACGTTCAAAGTGCAATACCTCTGTTCTCAAACTACCATTTAATGTTTTGTCGTTTACAAATGCTTGTTCAAGTTGAAACGTATTTTGCGTAGGCGCAATTAATACTATCGGATCTCCTAATGGATCTTGTTTCATTTTTTCTTTAATTTCTTCAATAATCGCTTTTGATTTCCCAGTACCTGCTCTACCGATATACGCATTTAATTCCATTATCTACGCCAACTCCTTTGACTCACATTTTAACATATAAAGCTACCTGTTATGACTTCTTACACCTATCATAGTTAATTAATTACCATAAACATTTTACTTATTATATACGTCTATAAGCAATGTAGTAATATTTACATATCTACTTACCATTCACTATTTTTTTATTCACTTTATTATAAGACTGTACAAACTTAAAATATAAAAAATGAACTGGAAACCTACTTGGTCTCCAGTTCATTTTTAAATTATTGTAATAGACTATGAAATCATCTATTGGTGCGAGCGTTCTATCTCTTACGCAATTTATCTACTTTCCATAATCTGTATCAGGATTGAATCCAAATTTCATTTCATTTAGCGGCCAGAAACTGAATGATACCTTACCGACTATTTGATCTTCGTCAATTAAACCAAACGAACGACTATCTTTACTTACTTCACGGTTGTCTCCTAACACTAACAACTTACCTTTAGGAATTTTATTCTTTTCATCTACTTGATTGATATCTTTAGTTTCAAAGCTTCCTGTAATGTAATTATATTGTTTATGCTTCTTATTATAATCCAAGTAAGGTTCATCTACTTTTTTACCGTTAACGTACAATTCATCTTTCTTGTACTCTACGTTGTCACCTTCTGTACCAATCACACGTTTTACATAATCATTTTCTTTTGTAGCATGGAATACAACAACATTTCCTTTTTCAATGCCGCTTAAATTTTTAGAAAATAAATTTACAATCACACGTTCTCCATCTTTCAATGTCGGATCCATAGAGTCACCTTTAACTGTATACGGTTTAGCCACAAAGTTAACAATCAGCAATACTAATGCAACTGCTACTA
Protein-coding sequences here:
- the addB gene encoding helicase-exonuclease AddAB subunit AddB, whose translation is MELNAYIGRAGTGKSKAIIEEIKEKMKQDPLGDPIVLIAPTQNTFQLEQAFVNDKTLNGSLRTEVLHFERLSYRVFQEVGGLMEQQLSKAGTEMMIYDIIQQHQSELRLYQSQVKYYGFSEKLYEQIQDFKKYAVSPQQLETYIAENNLQTRTKHKLQDIALVYKHLEDRINGEYVSTEDSLQRFIEMMDQSEWLKRAEIYIDGFHNFSTLEYQIIQSLVKYAKKVTIVLTTDGDRDLFSLFRKPSESLTHIEEIANNLNIQLHSRQFLDVQRFIHNDLKHLEQNFNALQFEPIPTEGNVEILEASGMREEINEVARRILRENREQGRRFQDIAILYRDESYAYLMESILPQYDIPYNIDVKSSMTHHPIMEMIRSLIEVIQTGWQFDPLMRLFKTNILTKKFKDSQYLIDILENFVLERGIYGKRWIDDKYFDIEQFRKMGLKRQPLTDEERETFERVIQLKNDVMKKVMLFEEKINNASTAIAFATAFYEAMEAFDLPSQLMTDRDTLDVNGEHKKAEEIDQIWNGLIQILDDLVTVFDDQSMSKTRFLELFDIGLEQLEFIMIPQTLDQVSIGTMDLAKVDNKQHVYLVGANDGVLPQTVTASSLITDEEKKYFQEQSSIELSPTADILQMDEAFVCYIAMTRSRAHVTFSYALMGASGDVKEPSPFLHQIQQLYTNLEVQNIHHQHQAEPLRLMEHPHQTKIALFESLKAWLDDELVAETWLDTYQVMRNDTRLNDGLTYLLSALTYDNQTVQLNPSLSKALYGSTINASVSRFEGYQACPFKHFASHGLRLNERTKYKLENFDLGDIFHRVLKFISEKVNGDFKNLNPKQIHKLTTEALSEILPEVQFNLLNSTAYYRYLSQRIGAIVETTLTALKYQGSHTKFTPQRFEASFRRKPKDQSELLATPLQTKQGIPINIRGQIDRIDTYQQGDESFVNIIDYKSSKYSGTLDLTKVYYGLQMQMMTYMDIVLQNKSRLGLTDMTKPGGLLYFHVHEPRIKLAWNQLSEDKRDTEFINSFKLSGLLNSATSVLDAFDTRLEPSYNSDIVPLGLKKDGGIKSNSKVADEQTIYKLIKHNKQNFIETASNIMDGHTEVAPMKYNQTLPCDFCNYKSVCHVDGMIDSKRYRTVDESINPLEAIQDVDLESEGE
- the lepB gene encoding signal peptidase I — its product is MRKEIIEWIVSIVVAVALVLLIVNFVAKPYTVKGDSMDPTLKDGERVIVNLFSKNLSGIEKGNVVVFHATKENDYVKRVIGTEGDNVEYKKDELYVNGKKVDEPYLDYNKKHKQYNYITGSFETKDINQVDEKNKIPKGKLLVLGDNREVSKDSRSFGLIDEDQIVGKVSFSFWPLNEMKFGFNPDTDYGK